GAGGCCACGCGGCCCACGGCCTCGGTGTCGTTCACATTTATGCCCATGTCCAGCGCCTTGGCGGTGACGGAGCGGTACATGGCGCCGGTGTCTATGTTAACGCAGTCCAGCTTTGCGGCCAGAAGCTTGGCCATGGTGGATTTGCCTGATCCCGCAGGCCCGTCTATGGCGATGACCAGGCGGGAGGGGAGGCGCGAAGTATCATTACTGTTGGATGTCATTTTTCTCCTGAAGCCGAGTAGGGAGATAAACTAGCCGGTTATTTTGCAGAATTGCCGGAGTTTTCCATTTCCTTGCGGTTAACGGATATACTTTCCAGCGTCCTCTCCAAATCCTCAAACCGCCCCTCGGATATCATGTATTTCAATTCCCCCAGGCTTTTCTCAAACGCTTCCACGGCGTTCAACACCTGGCGGCGGTTCATCGAAAATATGTCCCGCCACATGGCCGGATGGCTGGCGGCGATGCGTGTTGTGTCCTTGAAACCCCCGGCCACATATCGGCGGATGGTTTTATCCGGATCGGCGGCGTTGAGCGCGTCCACCAGGGCGAATGCGGCGATGTGCGGCAAATGGCTTATCATCGCCAGAGCCGCGTCGTGCTCTTCCGGTGTCATTTCCACCACAATTGAACCCACTTTCTCCCACATTTCGCGCGCGGCGGAAAGCGCCCGGGTATCCGTGGCCTGTGTCGGGGTGAGTATGGTGTACCGGTTGTCGAACAATGTGGAAAACGCCGCGGAAGGGCCGGATTTCTCCGTACCGGCTATGGGGTGCCCCCCAACGAAACGCCCCGGGTTGGGTAGCAACCGTTCCATATCCTCCACTATTCTTCCCTTCACGGAGCCGCCGTCGGTCATGACGCACGATTCCGGAAGATGCGCTCCGGCGTTTACGCAAAGGCTCACTATGGATTCCACCGGCGTGGCGGCGAAGAAAAGGTCCGCCCCGGCGCAGGCTTTTTCAAGCTCCGTATGGGCTTCGTCTATAAGACCCAGCTCCAGGGCTTTCTTGAGTGTATTCTCGTTTCTGCCGAAGCCTGCGACTGTTTTAAAAACGCCCCTCTGTTTGCCCGCCAGGCCCAGCGACCCGCCGATAAGCCCCACGCCGGCTATGACCGCCCGGTTGAAAAGAAAACTCAATTTAGCGCTCCCGGCAGGTTACGTTCTGGCGTTGGGGTAAGAGCCCAGCGCCTTGAAAAACTGCGTTTGCCCTTTCACTCGGTTCAAGGCCCATTGCACCCCGGGGTCGCCCAGGTTCCCCTCGAAATCCACGAAGAAGAGATATTCCCAGTCCGGGGTTTTGGTGGGGCGGGACTGTATTTTTGAAAGGTTCAGCCCTTTGGAAGCGAAAGGCCGCAAAATGCGGTGGAGCGCCCCCGAAGAATCCTTGATGGAGAACACTATGGAAGTCTTGTCTTTGGAACTGGGGGGGGCCTTGTCCAGCGAGATAACAAAGAACCGGGTCTGGTTACCGGGCCTGTCCTCTATCTTCCCGGCAAGGATGGGCAGGCCATAGATGGCCCCGGCCTCCGCCGCCCCTATGGCGCCGCCGGTTTTGTCTTTCTGCGCGCGGATGGCCGCCTCCGAAGATGAGGATGTCTCTATTATCCTCACGTCCGGCAGGTTCCGCGCCAGCCAGCCCCGGCACTGGCCCAACGG
This DNA window, taken from Nitrospinota bacterium, encodes the following:
- a CDS encoding prephenate dehydrogenase/arogenate dehydrogenase family protein codes for the protein MSFLFNRAVIAGVGLIGGSLGLAGKQRGVFKTVAGFGRNENTLKKALELGLIDEAHTELEKACAGADLFFAATPVESIVSLCVNAGAHLPESCVMTDGGSVKGRIVEDMERLLPNPGRFVGGHPIAGTEKSGPSAAFSTLFDNRYTILTPTQATDTRALSAAREMWEKVGSIVVEMTPEEHDAALAMISHLPHIAAFALVDALNAADPDKTIRRYVAGGFKDTTRIAASHPAMWRDIFSMNRRQVLNAVEAFEKSLGELKYMISEGRFEDLERTLESISVNRKEMENSGNSAK